GGGCCCGTCCCCTTGATCAGCGGGGTGACCGTGAGCTTCTTCAGCTCACCCTTGCCCGCTTCGACCGTCGGCTTGCTGCCCAGCGCCGGGTCGGCGCCGGCCGGCAGCTGCGGGGCCGGGGGCGCGCCGGCCGCGTCGGGGGCCGGAGCGGAGGCGGACGGGGTCGCGTCGGCCTGGGTCTTGGGCTTGTCGTCGCCCCCGCCGATCGCCACGAAGACGCCGATCAGCACCGCGGCCACAGCGACGGCGGCGAAGCCACTGATCCACGCGTTGCGGCGCCGCTTCGCATCGGCGGCCTTCTTCTCCGCCAGCTGGGCGGCCAGCCGGCGGCCCGACTTGGTCGCCGGGCTCTGGTCCTGGCCTGCCGACCGGTTCTGCTGCGTCCGCTCGCTCACGTCGTCGACTCCCTGATGCGAAGGTGTGGCCGGCACCCGGTGCCGGGGGGAAAGCCGACGCACACGGTACTCGCACCACGGCCTACCGTGCCCGCCGTGGACACCTCGGATCGTCCAGCGAGGCATTTCCGAGGCGTTCCCGGGCGGTTATTCCGGGACCACCATGAAGTCGGTCACGAACGACGTCACCCGGCCGTCGGCGGCCCGCCCGATCCAGGTGCCATAGCAGCCGTCGCCCCAGCCGGTGGCCACGGTGACGACGTTGGCACCGCTGGCCTCGTCCAGGACGGCGGTGATCAGCCCCGGGACCGGCGACGAGGGCAACTCGGCCGGGATGAAAACCTCCTCGACCTGGTCTTCGTCCCAGCCCTCCAGGGCGGCGAGCGCCGTCGGGTCGGCGAGGGTGCCGGCGCCCGCGTCCACGCCGTACCCGAAGTAGTCGTCCGCGCCGAGTGTGGCGACGTCCTGGTCGCCGGCGACGGCCAGCTCCCAGCGGGTGGTCGGCTCGTCGGCGACCACCAGCTCCAGCGCGGCCACCCGCCGGTCCACCTCGGCGTCCTCGCGAAGCACCACTGCCACCCAGGCGCGGGCGGGATGCCGCCCCGGCGGCACGGTCACCGTGAACGCCTCGGCCTCCGGGCAGACCAGCGGGTCACACCCGACCACCCGGCCGGTCGGCAGCACGATGTCGCCCACCGGGTGGGCCTCGATCAGGTACGCACCGTGCTCGTCGGTGAAGCGGGCACCGGGCGTCAGCAACCGGTCCAGATCAGGGGTGTACGGCATGAGGGCTCCTCCGGTGACCAGCGGCCGGCGGAGCGTACCCGGCCCGGCGGACACCGCCCTCGCTGCCGTACGGTCAGGCGCTCTTGCGGGGTGCCGTCTTGCGCGCGGCCGTCTTCTTCGCCGGCTCCGCCTTCTTCGCGGCGGTCTTCTTCGCGGCCGTCTTCTTCGCCGGCTCGGCGGTCTTCTTCTCCGCCGTCTTCTTCGCCGCGGTCTTCTTCGCCGGTGCCTTGGCCGCCTTCTTCTCGGCTGCCTTCTGCGCCGATCGGGCCGACGAGATGGGTGTCGGCTCGCCGCCACCACCACCGCGCGTGGGTTGCTCGCCCCGGGCCGCCTTGGCGCGCTCCACCGAGGCCTTCAACGCGGCCATCAGGTCCACCGCGGCGGCCGGCGCCTCCTCGGCCTCCTCCGGCTGGACGACCTCCCGACCCT
The nucleotide sequence above comes from Micromonospora luteifusca. Encoded proteins:
- a CDS encoding FKBP-type peptidyl-prolyl cis-trans isomerase, whose translation is MPATPSHQGVDDVSERTQQNRSAGQDQSPATKSGRRLAAQLAEKKAADAKRRRNAWISGFAAVAVAAVLIGVFVAIGGGDDKPKTQADATPSASAPAPDAAGAPPAPQLPAGADPALGSKPTVEAGKGELKKLTVTPLIKGTGPAVQKGQTITTNYLGVFYKDGKEFDSSWSSGQPASFPIGVGQVIPGWDQGLVGVTVGSRVLLDIPGELAYGNDEAAAGGRPTGPLRFVVDVLAAQ
- a CDS encoding DUF4241 domain-containing protein gives rise to the protein MPYTPDLDRLLTPGARFTDEHGAYLIEAHPVGDIVLPTGRVVGCDPLVCPEAEAFTVTVPPGRHPARAWVAVVLREDAEVDRRVAALELVVADEPTTRWELAVAGDQDVATLGADDYFGYGVDAGAGTLADPTALAALEGWDEDQVEEVFIPAELPSSPVPGLITAVLDEASGANVVTVATGWGDGCYGTWIGRAADGRVTSFVTDFMVVPE